A genome region from Nocardia sp. NBC_01730 includes the following:
- a CDS encoding thioredoxin domain-containing protein gives MNRLGNATSPYLRQHADNPVHWREWDAEALAEARERDVPILLSVGYASCHWCHVMAHESFEDAATAEQMNENFVCVKVDREERPDLDAVYMNATVAMTGQGGWPMTCFLTPGGEPFYCGTYYPKFPRGGMPSFTQLLTAIADTWHTRRDEVRQASTQAAEVLRAQTAVLPDADLTITAELLDHAVAAVLRDEDDKHGGFGGAPKFPPSALLEGLLRHWERTGSRTVFDVVSRTAEAMARGGIYDQLCGGFARYSVDSAWVVPHFEKMLYDNAQLLRAYAHLARRSMSVLPESLSHRVARETVRFIVEDLGTEQGGFASALDADTHLEPGGPGVEGATYVWTPAELTGALGPIDGAWAAEFFGVTTAGNFEPGTSVLTRYSEPVTEKDDARLQRIGVALRAARSRRPQPDRDDKVVTAWNGMAVTALAEAGSALGEPDWIAAAVRCARFLLAEHVVGGRLRRASLRGVVGSAPGILEDYAWLVTGLLALHQATGELGWLEDAQRLLDKAIEHFADPDAPGSWFDTADDAETLVARPRDPIDGATPAGASSLAEALLTAAAASDPEREIRYRDLADRTLDRGAIVLARAPRSAGQWLAVAEAALRGPLQVAIAIAESLDRPTELLTTARVAAPGGSVVLAAAPNAVPLLANRPLIRDTDAAYVCRGSVCDRPVSTPEDLRSALQRI, from the coding sequence ATGAACCGGCTCGGCAACGCGACGTCTCCGTATCTGCGCCAACATGCGGACAATCCGGTGCACTGGCGGGAGTGGGACGCCGAGGCGCTGGCCGAGGCGCGGGAACGGGACGTGCCGATCCTGCTCTCGGTCGGGTACGCGTCCTGCCACTGGTGTCATGTGATGGCGCACGAGTCGTTCGAGGACGCGGCGACCGCCGAGCAGATGAACGAGAACTTCGTCTGCGTGAAGGTCGACCGGGAGGAGCGGCCCGATCTCGACGCGGTCTACATGAACGCCACCGTCGCGATGACCGGGCAGGGCGGCTGGCCGATGACCTGCTTCCTCACACCCGGCGGTGAACCGTTCTACTGCGGCACCTACTACCCGAAGTTCCCGCGCGGCGGGATGCCGTCGTTCACCCAGCTGCTCACCGCGATCGCCGACACCTGGCACACCCGCCGCGACGAGGTGCGCCAAGCGTCCACACAGGCGGCCGAGGTTCTGCGCGCGCAGACGGCGGTGCTGCCCGACGCGGATCTGACGATTACGGCCGAGCTGCTGGACCACGCCGTCGCCGCCGTGCTGCGCGACGAGGACGACAAGCACGGCGGGTTCGGCGGTGCGCCGAAGTTCCCGCCGTCGGCGCTGCTGGAGGGGCTGCTTCGGCACTGGGAGCGGACCGGCAGCCGCACGGTGTTCGATGTGGTCTCCCGCACGGCCGAGGCGATGGCGCGCGGCGGGATCTACGACCAGCTGTGCGGTGGTTTCGCCAGGTACTCGGTCGACTCCGCGTGGGTGGTGCCGCACTTCGAGAAGATGCTCTACGACAACGCCCAGTTGCTGCGCGCCTACGCCCATCTGGCGCGGCGCAGTATGTCGGTGCTGCCGGAATCGTTGTCGCACCGGGTGGCCAGGGAGACTGTGCGGTTCATCGTCGAAGACCTGGGTACCGAACAGGGTGGCTTCGCCTCCGCCTTGGATGCCGATACCCATCTGGAGCCGGGCGGCCCAGGCGTCGAAGGCGCGACCTACGTATGGACGCCCGCCGAACTGACCGGCGCGCTCGGGCCGATCGACGGGGCGTGGGCCGCCGAATTCTTCGGCGTCACCACCGCGGGGAACTTCGAACCGGGCACGTCGGTGCTGACCAGGTACTCCGAGCCGGTCACCGAGAAGGACGACGCTCGCCTGCAGCGCATCGGGGTGGCGCTACGCGCGGCCCGTTCCCGCCGTCCCCAACCGGACCGCGACGACAAGGTGGTGACCGCGTGGAACGGGATGGCCGTCACCGCGCTCGCCGAGGCCGGGTCGGCGCTGGGCGAGCCGGACTGGATCGCCGCCGCCGTACGCTGCGCGCGCTTCCTGCTGGCCGAGCACGTTGTGGGCGGACGCCTGCGCCGCGCCTCGCTCCGCGGTGTGGTCGGCTCCGCGCCCGGCATCCTGGAGGACTACGCGTGGCTGGTCACCGGTCTGCTCGCTCTGCACCAAGCCACCGGCGAGCTCGGCTGGCTCGAGGACGCACAACGGTTGCTGGACAAGGCGATCGAGCATTTCGCCGACCCGGACGCGCCGGGCAGCTGGTTCGACACCGCTGACGACGCCGAGACACTCGTCGCTCGGCCACGCGACCCGATCGACGGCGCCACCCCCGCCGGCGCCTCCTCGCTCGCCGAAGCCCTGCTCACTGCCGCGGCCGCGAGCGACCCGGAGCGCGAGATCCGCTACCGCGATCTCGCCGACCGCACACTCGACCGCGGGGCGATCGTCTTGGCGCGCGCGCCACGGTCGGCAGGTCAGTGGCTCGCCGTCGCTGAGGCGGCCCTGCGCGGGCCGTTGCAGGTCGCCATCGCCATCGCCGAATCCCTCGACCGCCCAACCGAACTGCTCACGACAGCCCGCGTCGCGGCGCCCGGCGGCTCCGTGGTCCTCGCCGCCGCCCCGAACGCGGTCCCACTCCTGGCCAACCGTCCATTGATCCGGGACACCGACGCCGCCTACGTCTGCCGCGGCTCGGTCTGCGACCGCCCGGTCTCCACCCCGGAGGACCTTCGCTCTGCGCTGCAGCGGATCTGA